ggtcaacatggtgaaaccccgtctctactaaaaatacaaaaaatcagctgggcatggtggcgcatgcctgtaatcccagctactcactcaggaggctgaggcaggagaattgcctgaacccaggaggcggaggttgcggtgagccgagatcgtgccattgcactccagcctgggtaacaagaacgaaactccatctcaaaaaataaaaaaaataaaaagaagtaggtTGATCTTTATACTGAAAataggaatagaaaacaaattagctgTACTTTTAGGATCTGGGttgaaaatagattatttttttgCTCTTTCTAGCTGGAATGGCTTTACTTGtgtaatatttggaaaatattattttgcattaaaaTCAAACTTACAGGATTGACTCTTGAATTCTAGACTAACTTTGAATAATTGGACCTGCAGATTGACTATCcaccatttgaaaaaaatttttacaatgagCATGAAGAGATAACCAACCTCACTCCACAGCAGTTAATAGATCTCCGCCATAAGCTCAATCTTCGGGTAAGAAATCATTAAGCTCAATATTCTTCTATTAATCTTAATTAGTCTAGATTGAGTATTATTGGTTATTTAAACTAATAACCTTGAGTTTCTTTTCTAATGGTCTTTGAACTGTCTTTGCCAGAGTAATTATTATATCCCCTGTGTTCATGTCACTTGGTTTGATTTTTTAGTCTTCTAGATGTGTTCATGTCTCTTGGTTTGATTGTTTTAGTCTTCTAGATGCGGTTTGAGGATaggatcattttctttcatttttcaatcaGTTTTGGATGTTCTATGCTGGATGGGCTAGTGATGAAGGGTGGGAGTCCCTATCTAAAGGAAGAGGAAACAAGATTAATAGATGTTAACATGATATcttagaatattttgaaattaaggtAAACGTCTATCAAATTATAGGtagtgtgttttattttaaaaattagaataaattaataccttttgaaaatacacatGTACTAATTTCAGAATGGTTTAAATTGCCCACTAAAAAGTTTTGGGCTGCACATTGGCCACATAGGTTTAAGATGCTGATTTTAaatgaaacacacagaaaaactaTGCTATGCTATAGACACCTTTTTTGCCTGTGTATACCTTATCAGTTGCTACACGATGTTTAAACTCCTGTTTTCCAGGAGgagtatgtttatgtgtgtgtgtgtgtacacttgtCTGTCTTCCAAGAGGTTACTCACCTTCCCAGTGcctcaagaaaaattttaagtaaaatccATGAAATCCTGACTGGAAATATTAGCATCACCAGAAAATCAATCAAAGGTTACCACTGTTGGGGACAAAACGGAAGTTATAAGCTCCGTTCTTCACTGGGGTACCGTTTCAACAGTGCTTCACAGTGGCTGGGCCATCAGTAAGTGAGATGTAATTCATCAGGCATAGCTGAAAATGGAGGCAGCAGATTATATCCTTGTAGACAGTATATGTAGATTTGTCTTATTTGGAGCCCACTTGGAATTGTCAAGAGTaagatatgttttctttttctttttttttttttaaagatggggtttcaccatgatggccaagctggttttgaactcgtgacctcaggtgatccacccacctcagcctcccaaagtgctaggattacaggcgtgagccactgtgcccggctgataCGTTTTTTTCCCTACCATCTGGTTAATACTTAtgcaaaatggcaaaaaaaagaacattaatgacTTCCCAATTCATTCaacaatgttttttcttttttccttattatttgtTATGAGAACATTTTGATTTAAGAGATTTTTAgttaatcatttaaaattgtatGACAATTATCTTGGGAATATTTATAGTGGAGTTTTTAATATGAGGTTTATATTTGTTACCATATGAGGTTTTGCCCTTTCATTGTATGATTTTGGCTTATAGATTTGTATTTTCACTTTATACTCCAACTAAAATGCTAGATCCAGGTAAGTATTGTTGAACTTCAAATGCTGTTAATGTTGAAGTACAAGTCACTCTAGGGAGTTGTCTTTATCTCTAGGTCTCTGGTGCTGCACCTCCTAGACCAGGAAGTAGCTTTGCTCATTTTGGGTTTGATGAACAACTTATGCACCAGATTCGGAAATCTGAATACACACAGCCCACTCCAATACAGTGCCAGGTAAGTACAGCataataaagggaaaataaagtagGATAATCTTTCATGACTAtattagtttaaaaacaaatcacagcAGTAAAAGTGTTTAGTGTAGAACTGTATTGATAAGGACAGAGGTATTTATCACTCTCAGAAGTCACTAAATGGCTGGCAAATATTCTTTTGTATCTGATACAAATCTTGAAAAtacaatatgaagaaaataatttattaggcCTAAACCTAACCAAAAAGGTACTTGTATATGGACGTATTTAGCACTGTCAATAACTAGAATTCCTCTGTCTGTGACCTGAAAATTCTCATTCATTACTGAAAGTTTTAGCTGCTTTTTCCCATTATAGGATTTATTCATTCTTATGCAggaaattctcattttctttatatgaatGAGATAGTTTGTACCTTATCAAGGGGGGCaggtttaaaacattttagcaaCCCTTCATTATAAATTgtgatttttctgtgtgtgtggttttttttgtggGGTTGGCGGGGAGACGGAGCCTCGATCTGTCACCtgggccggaatgcagtggcacagtcttggctcactgccatttctgcctcccaggttcaagcaattctcctgcctcagcctcccgtgtagttgagattacaggcgcatgccaccatgcctggctaattttttgtatgttagtagaaatggggtttcactgtgttgcccaggctagtctcaagctcctgagctcaggcagtctgcctatcttggcctccccaagttctgggattacaagtgtgagccgcctatattttaagcaaaatggtGGTGTTTCTGTTCTGTAAATGGTGGCTGACATCCACGTAATGAAAATGATGTCATTTTCTCTTAAATCAGGAAGTTCATGAGAATGTCAGATactgatatttctatttcaaaactGGTATGCATAGCCCAAgtaatgttttgtttcattgcaAATAAATATTAGTAGTAGTCATTTATCCTTCCCCCCAGATTTGCTTCAGTACATCTTTAGAATTGAAATTTTAGAGtggttatattttactttttctccagGGCGTGCCTGTGGCATTAAGTGGTAGAGATATGATTGGTATTGCCAAAACAGGTAGTGGGAAAACTGCAGCCTTTATTTGGCCCATGTTGATTCATATAATGGACCAGAAGGAGTTGGAACCAGGTGATGGACCAATTGCAGTGATTGTGTGTCCTACCAGGGAGCTTTGCCAGCAGGTATGTGCTTTCAATAGAATACCTTCTTCCATATGTGGACTAGCTAGGGACCAGCCAGTCAAGTGAGGTAGAATgaccaggaatttttttttttaattgtaataacATACCCACAAAATTGattatcttaaccatttttaatgtacagttcagtggcattaagtatattcaatCACAGTGTTGTGCTGCCAggaaactttggaaaatattttgtgttaaatatttttcgTATAACCAAATATGAACTTTCCCCTAaaaactactgtttttttttatttatttatttttgagacagagtttcactcttttgcccaggctggagtgcagtagcatgatctcagctcactgcagcagcccccaggttcaagcaattctcctgcctcagcctcccgagtagctgggattatgggtgcacatcaccacagccggctaatttttgtatttttggtagagattcagtttcaccatgttggccaggctggtttcgaactcctgacctcaagtgatctgcccgccttggcctcccaaagtgctggggttataggtgtgagccactgtgcctggccaaaactagtttgtttttatttttttattttttttgagacagagtcttgctctgttgcccaggctggagtctcactctgttgcccaggtgcgatctcagctcactgcaacctccagcccccaggttcaggtgattctcctgccttagcctctggagtagctgggactacaggcgcctgccaccacgcctggctaatatttgtatttttagtaaagacaggtatTTAGTATTTAGTAAAGACAacattttcatcatgttggccaggctggtctctaactcctgacctcaggtgatctgcctgccttggcctcccagagtgctggtattataagtgtgagccaccacacctgaccaaaaCTGCtgtttttaagaggaaaaatctATTGTGATATGGAGACTATTATAAGCTGACAGTTTTTCTGTAGGGTGAATTTATTTGTCTTTGTAGAAAAGCAGTGACAGGATCAGGAAGAGAAGGGGGTAAAATGAGTAAGGTAAGATTTTAGATAATCTGTTGAGATGTGATAatggtattttattcatttatacctTTATGAATAAAATCATGATTTTAAAGCATGACATCACATTCTGTTTTTCAGCACTTCATTTGGGTTGTGACAGAGATATTTGTTAGTGTCACAGTTTGTTAATATATTATTAACAACTTTGTAGATCCATGCAGAGTGTAAGCGGTTTGGAAAAGCATATAATCTTCGATCAGTGGCCGTGTATGGAGGAGGGAGCATGTGGGAACAGGCCAAagcccttcaggaaggggcagagaTTGTCGTGTGTACCCCAGTGAGTATGCCTTGTGTTTAAATggcttctcagcctcccttgGTATGGAAAACATGGTTAGTTTTGCAGGGAATTTCCCCTAAAAGCAGAGTTGAGAATATCCTGATGAATGGCAGCCTGTGGTTTTCACTTTGGTGGCTAAATTAGCAGTCCATTAAGAGTCTCTGTGACATATAGACTAGTAGCTACAAATTCCCTCTATGTCAAATAGTTTTACTTAAGCTCTCCCACAAAATGATTACCAAGTTGATCAAGAATCAGAAAGATTTATATGGTCAGAACAGCCTAGAAGAGTATAGTTTAAACATTAAAACCTGTCAATATCCTTTAAATCAGGTCATTTTagaatgtctcaaaaaatgtTTCTGGCCACTTTCCCACAGAATTTAAATCACAATGTAAAGGAAGAAGCCAGTTGAGGTTtcaaaatttctattcttttgagcTAAGTAGAGCATAATATGGCTGTTGGACCAGTATCTTACAGTCTGAGACTAGAGAATTAGCACTGTTGCTAGGAGTGCAACTGCTTAGAAAGTCCCTGTGAATGCCTATAATTATACTTATATTCATTTTGTGGATCTCCTAGGGTCGACTGATTGATCATGTGAAAAAGAAAGCTACCAATCTTCAAAGAGTCTCTTACCTTGTGTTTGATGAAGCAGATCGAATGTTTGACATGGGATTTGGTATGCCTTGAATACTAGTTTCTTCTGTCTCCATCCTCATAATATTAGTTTTTTTCCATGtctttctagacttttttttaagCATGAGAGAAGCTAAATATACTCCTGGATAGGGTTAGACTGTAGAAGTGTAATAGATAAGACAAACATTTTTAGGAGTTTTCTCTGGAAAAGCATGTTAGGTTTTATTGGGTTGAGAAAATTCAAAGTGTCTTTGTATATAAGGGgaatattttctctgtatttttattcatatgtctTTGATCGTAGAGGTTAAGTTCTGTGTTCTTGGGTAGGTGAATGTCACATCATTCAAGGCCCTTTGTTTTCCTATCTTCATAGCTATCTTTAATGATTGAAACAGTGCTAGACCTACCCCAGTTGGATGGAGggaaaatttttcagttttatgctGAATAATATGTCtaggagtttcttttttcttttttgagatggagtctcaactctgtcacccaggctggagtgcagtggcgaaatctcggcttaactgcaacctccacctttcaggttcaagtggttctcctcagccacttgagtagcagggattacaggtgcctacaccatgctcagttaattttttggtgtttttagtagagatagccaCTTTGGccgggctgttctcaaacttctgacctcaagtgatttgcccgcctcagcctctcaaagtacttggattacaggcatgagccaccgtgcctggcctgcagttTCTAATTTTCCTTAATTCTTACAATTTCTTGTGTAGACTTAAAACAGCTTTTTTCAGGCTTCCCAAACTGTATTTCAGGTTATGATACTAATTTTACTGTTCTGCTTCTTCCAGAGTACCAGGTTCGATCCATAGCAAGTCATGTTCGTCCTGACAGACAGAGTATGTATGAAGCACCTTTGTTAAACCAAATTTGTTCTTAAAAAGGACTCTTATAAGCATTCAGAGTTATGGAAGTAAAATGATCATGTGTGTAATGGTGAGAATCATAATGAGGGAGGTAATGAGCTTATCTGAGCTGGACAGGATCTTAGAGAGCACTAGATATAACTTGTTcctttgatgtttttctttgagatgggggtttcacttttgttgtccaggctatagtgcaatggtgtgatcttggctcacggcaacctccacttcccaggttcaagctattctgcctcagtcGCTACTTATAatccctcccgagtagctgggattatgggcatttgtcaccatgcccagctaatttttgtatttttagttgagacagcgtttctccttgttggtcaggctggtctcgaacttgtgacctcaggtgatctgcccatcttggcctcccaaagtgccaggattacaggcatgagccgctgcgtcCAGCCActtgttcctttttatagatgatgaaaccaAGCCTCAGAAATTAAATGAGTTGCCTTAAATTATACAGCTTTATCAGTGAGTAGAAGCAGTATACAGTACAGGTCTGCTGATTTGAAATCAGAAGTCTTTTTCTGAACCATACCGACAACTTctcttaattaaaaatgtaataaaaatagaataagacCAAATCTTTCTCTAGTAAATCAtttttgtggggggtggggggtagggggaagatggagtcttgctctgttgccaggctggagtgcagtggtgtgatcacggctcactgcaacttctgcctgctgggttcaagttattctcctgcctcagcctcccgagtagctgggactacagacgagtgccaccacacctggctaatttttgtttagtagagatggggtttcaccgtgttggccaggatagggTGAgcttatgtaaaaaaaaaaaaaaaaaaaaaaaaaaaaaaaaaaaaaattacataatccTGAATGCCAAAGAAACGTCGTGGATATTCATAAAGATACCATATTGTTTCTCTGACAGAATATATCTTACCTTTTAGCTCTCCTATTCAGTGCAACTTTTCGGAAAAAGATTGAAAAGTTGGCCAGAGACATCTTGATCGACCCTATTCGAGTGGTGCAGGGAGATATTGGAGAGGTAACCCTAACTAAGCAGGGCTTGATGGGACCTTAATGAGTATATTTCTCATATTATGGAACACGGAATTAATTTCTCACtattgagattaaaaaaagatgttatgTTTATAGATGAGGCAACATGTTTGAGATTTGCTGTTTTGCAAGTTGTGAGGATAGATGAAACAAGACTGGCAAAATGTTGGCAATCATTCAAGCTAGGTGATGGGTACGAgttgattttgttcattttgcttttatttttatttgtttgaatgtCTTAAcactttataattgtttttttaaaaaggctttgaAACAAAAAGATCTGCATGGAAGCATACTACTGTGTGTTAGGCTGGAACTGAAGTTTTAGTTATTACGGAAAGAGGCCTACACAGGGAGGACAGGGTGACCTGAAAGGCCTGACAAAAATCAGGTTTCATTTCTTACCTGGACATATACGCTATGTGGAAAATTTCTCTGAATTGGGACTAGGAATTCAGTTATGGCTGCTTAGAGAATCCTTCAACTGCTTGGCATGATTATTGTTAAGGAAAGCTCTACAAAGTAGTGGGCTGTACAAATTAGATATATATACTAGGTAGAGAGCAAGATGATTGGAAAGGAGAGGTGAGTTTGAGCTGCACTTGACTTGCTGAAGTAATGCCCAAGGAGAACTGGGATGGTTCTAGATCTTCTTGCTGCAGGTAGAAAATATAATGTCTAGCCTTGCTGAGGTGGCAGCCTGTGGCTCCAATGTCATAATCatctatttcatttcttccttcttaggCAAATGAAGATGTGACACAGATTGTGGAGATTCTCCATTCTGGACCTAGTAAATGGAACTGGCTTACCAGGCGTCTGGTGGAGTTTACCTCTTCAGGGAGTGTCCTCCTCTTTGTTACTAAGAAGGCCAATGCTGAAGAGCTAGCCAATAACCTTAAGCAGGAGGGTCATAATCTTGGGCTGCTCCATGGGGACATGGATCAGAGTGAGAGAAATAAGGTCATTTCAGACTTTAAGAAAAAGGACATCCCAGTCCTGGTGGCCACAGATGTTGCAGGTAGAGTATGAATTTTTCAACAACCTTAAGTTCCTAGGCCATAAGGATACTCTGTCTTATTGTATAAGACCTAtaatgttgccgggcgcggtggctcaagcctgtaatcccagcactttgggaggccgaggcgggtggatcacgaggtcgagagatcgagaccatcctggtcaacatggtgaaaccccgtctctactgaaaatacaaaaaactagctgggtgtggtggcgcatgcctgtaatcccagctactcaggaggctgaggcaggagaattgcctgaacccaggaggcggaggttgcggtgagccgagatggcgccattgcactccagcctgggtaacaagagcaaaactccgtctcaaaaaaaaaaaaagacctataaTATCTGAGCAGTCCGATGGAAAGACTATTGGTCTGACTGACCACCCCCACTCCCAATCCCCAAGGAAGCAGCAGTTCAGCACAGGGAACACAGTCTGGAGCTCTGGATGCCACTTTTCGCTTAGTGTTTCTCTCTAACCAAAGAATCCCTGCAGCTAGAAGTCacttgggggaaaaaaggcaaTGAATGTCCTATTGTATGTCTGAATATAGTAGATATCTTACATTGATCTACTATCTACAGCTTAATTCCATACTTCACTCAGGATGAGAAGAGTTTTTGGAATATGATTTCTGGCTTTGTTCTGCCAAGTTTTAATAACTACCCTTAAACATTGGTAATTTTtcacagaaaggagagagaactCGGCTtcaagacacattttaaaaatacattcccaGTACAAGAGAAGAGGGCATGCCAGATTATTGAAGCAAAAGTCCCTTACACTAGAAGGCCTAGCATCATAGAATCTGTCGTGGTGACGTTTGTTTTTGAGTGGTGACTTAACATGCCtgtatctcagctcaccaaactCCCCATGCACTTTGCGTAGATAAGGGAAATGTGACTTCTTAGAGTACTAGCATTTCTGTTTACTTTGATCTTTTGACCACagatgaagaataaaagaattcAGTTGCTTTTTGTTTCAGCCCGTGGTCTGGACATTCCTTCAATTAAGACTGTCATTAACTATGATGTGGCACGAGACATTGATACCCACACTCATAGGATTGGCCGCACAGGAAGAGCGGGTGAGAAAGGTGTGGCCTATACCCTACTCACTCCCAAGGACAGCAATTTTGCTGGTGACCTGGTCCGGAACTTGGAAGGTGCCAATCAACATGTTTCTAAGGAACTCCTAGATCTGGCAATGCAGGTGAGGGGCTGGGTTCACTTTAGATTGCTCCTGGTTTAACCAAAACATTTTAGCAGTCCTGGAACAGATAACATAAAAACTTGACAAGAAAGTTGGGTGGCAGGGAGGATGTGGGATTAAATTTATGAGGCACAGATAGGAATTGTGAGATACTAAAATTCATCTGGTCTTAGCATTCTTTGAACAACATCTGTGTTGAAAAGCTCTTGCTTCCTTTGTGCTGAAATCTCTGTCTCTAATTTCTACCCCATAGCACACTTAGGAGTAAATTTAATCTGAAAGATGGTTACTATTCTCTCTACTGCTCTTCCCTCACAAAACTTTTcttttggtgggggaggggaatgtgtgatgtttttaaagcaaaaaatgtaTAGTGCCTCTTAACTATTCCTTGCAGCCTGAGATCTCAGACCTCCGACCACACTGATTGCCTTCTTCCAGGTGTGCTCCAGTCTAAAGCTGAGTGAGGCATTCTAGCAAATCAAACCTAGAGTCATCTGAATCCATGCTGTCCCTAAATTACAGATGCGTTCAAAACACTTTCTGAGAGCAGAAGCTGTTCAAGAGTTTGTCAGATGCCTAGGCCAGCTCACACAACTGGTACATCGCAGCTGCAATGTGGCAGTTTCTGAGTTTCTGGTCCTAGGAGTAAAGGACCTGCACTGCAAGAGAGAGGATAGACTGTTTCCTCCCCTGCTCCTGAGCACAGAGAGTCAGTCCTAAATACCCTTTTAAATGagacacattttacattttgtctttggcattttcttccatctctttttgtgcctcagcctttctgTGCTCAGGACTTTGCCCAGGCCTGCTGCCCTGCCTCTCAAGTACTTTATTTTGCTGGTAATATTGATTGTTGGATAAAGCTTTAACCTCcctagaaatgttttcttttttcttttttttttttttgagatagagtctcactctcactcaggctgtagtgcagtggcgcagtctcagcttcCTACAACCTCTGAatccccagttcaagcagttctcccgcctcagcctcccaggtagctgggattacaggcatgtgccaccacgcctggctaatttttgtagttttagtagggacagggtttcaccatgttggtcaggctggtgttgactcctggcctcaagtgatccacccgccttggcctcccaaagtggtgggattacagacgtgagctaccgcCCTGCATTCTTAAGGGAATATGAATAAATATGGTGAGTATTCTGGTATTCATCAAGTTCAATGAAAACTTTTAGGCTTTGCGggcaaataaaattttcagttgTGTGGCTACCATCCTTTCCAGGAGTCTGTTCCTATAGTCAGTTCTGATAAGCCCCACTTCACATAGCGCTTTTCCTTTGCTTCTGAACATACCAGTTCTTTAAGCTCCAAATGTTTATGTCCAGTATTGTGTATAGGTGgtttgagaaatgaaaaataagtccATTTTCTTCAAGGAAGTTAAAAGTAGCCAAAGTGACTCTTCTGCATTTGAAGCTTATCTGAACAAAATTACTTTCCAGGAGACCCTGAGGTAGGGAGCACTATAGGAAGCCTTAGATAAAGATCTCGGCTGCTTTTCAAATTTGGTGGATTATTTACCAAAGAGAAGCCAATCTGTGTTTCCTGTGAACAGTTCCTCCCTTAGTGTAAATGTGCAGGCTGAACATTAAGCAAAAAGTTCTCCCTTCCCACCTAATTTCTTCTTTGCCCTTGTACTCTTCCTTTGGTTATCTCTCCCTCCCTGACTTAACCTTGAATTTTGTTCAATGCAGAATGCCTGGTTTCGGAAATCTCGCttcaaaggaggaaaaggaaaaaagctgaACATTGGTGGAGGAGGCCTAGGTTATAGGGAGCGGCCTGGCCTGGGCTCTGAGAACATGGTGAGTCCAGACTACAGTTAGTGCCTTTAGGGTTGGCCCCATGTCCTGAATGTCATAAGGAATATTCTCATCTACCCGAGATAGCTTCATTGAGTTTAAAACGTCTAGAAGGAAATTTGTATTTAATCTGATTTGAGTCAATGAAGCTTTAACTTTCTATTGAGGAAGCATTTTTCGTGTACTTGGCTGATGAGGCATGCTCAGGAGATTATTCTAGATTAGCAGTGATCTCACATTGTGGTCCCTAGACCAGCAGCACATACAAACTCATCCCCAACCCCAGACCTtgcaaatcagaaactctgaagtTGGGGCCCAGCAGTCTGCTTTTATAAGCCCTTCAACCCTGGCCTAAAGCCTGCTGCTAGGGAAATACTGCCATAGGGTCACTGTAAAGTCTAGCCATATCATGTCAGTAAAGTCAGGAATGGGTCAGGAATTTCCAAGTCGGGAGCTAGTTTTTCTCAAAATCCGTAACGAAAGTACCCTTTGGGTAGCCTTTCTTAACTACCTGTTTTCTGTCGACTTCTAAGCCAGGGAAGAAAGCTGCCAGTATACTTTTCTGGAGCATTATAGTTAAAACTTGGCACCTTTGATTCCCACATTATATTAATAATGATGATTATgcataatagctaatatttattgagcactttttaTGTGCCAGGACCATTCCAATCAATCCGATGTGTTAGCTcagttaatcttcacaacaaccaaATGGAAGTTAGTACAGGTAACAACACTGAGGCCCCTAAGGTTACACTGGCAAGTGTTGAAGCTGAAATTCGGTCCCTCCATGGTCTTGATTCAGGGCCTGAGCAGTCACACAATATGCTATACGGGTGGCCTTTTatctttaacataatttttacataattggatgtgtgtatgtaaataatACATGGTCAACTTTGGGCATAATCTGATTGCATATCTGATTAACAGGATTAATTCTTAGAATTTCTGGGTTGAGggcataaacatttttaaatgattgtcaCTGTGTCTTTTTCTCAGAAAGCATAAGTAGCTTTCTAAAAGTATCCAGTTTCATTGTAGCTCCTGCTTCAAGATTTTCCTTATAATGAAGCCCCATCTATGGCAGTGAGCTCTTTCCTGCTTATTTGCCCATCCTCATAGATATGCTTATCTTTTTAGGACCGAGGAAATAACAATGTAATGAGCAATTATGAGGCCTACAAGCCTTCCACAGGAGCTATGGGAGATCGACTAACAGCAATGAAAGCAGCTTTCCAGGTCTGAAATAAGCATTTCATTAAACACGCTTTTAATAGTAACTTTTGAGCAGTGACAAAAGGACCTAGTTTTCCTGGTTGTAGCTGGGTTCGTAGGCTTGTTGCTAGATTTAGGGTCTTCACACTGCTTGGATTTTGAATATAAACTTGAACAGTAGCTTACTTGGAGATGCAAGTTCATCTAGAGAACCCCTTGTGCTGGTCTACTTGAGTCCCACTTAGAGCCTGGGATTGTCGTTCTGCAGCAGGATGTGTGTTCCCTCCCTTCCCAGCAGCCTGCGGTGTTGCCCACCTCCAAGGCGCTCACTTCTGAAGCAAAATGTACTGATAGTCACACTAAGGTGAATCAACAGAATGAGTTCAAGGCAGATTTGGCtgt
This is a stretch of genomic DNA from Saimiri boliviensis isolate mSaiBol1 chromosome 17, mSaiBol1.pri, whole genome shotgun sequence. It encodes these proteins:
- the DDX42 gene encoding ATP-dependent RNA helicase DDX42 isoform X2; the protein is MKRLEEKDKERKNVKGIRDDIEEEDDQEAYFRYMAENPTAGVVQEEEEDNLEYDSDGNPIAPTKKIIDPLPPIDHSEIDYPPFEKNFYNEHEEITNLTPQQLIDLRHKLNLRVSGAAPPRPGSSFAHFGFDEQLMHQIRKSEYTQPTPIQCQGVPVALSGRDMIGIAKTGSGKTAAFIWPMLIHIMDQKELEPGDGPIAVIVCPTRELCQQIHAECKRFGKAYNLRSVAVYGGGSMWEQAKALQEGAEIVVCTPGRLIDHVKKKATNLQRVSYLVFDEADRMFDMGFEYQVRSIASHVRPDRQTLLFSATFRKKIEKLARDILIDPIRVVQGDIGEANEDVTQIVEILHSGPSKWNWLTRRLVEFTSSGSVLLFVTKKANAEELANNLKQEGHNLGLLHGDMDQSERNKVISDFKKKDIPVLVATDVAARGLDIPSIKTVINYDVARDIDTHTHRIGRTGRAGEKGVAYTLLTPKDSNFAGDLVRNLEGANQHVSKELLDLAMQNAWFRKSRFKGGKGKKLNIGGGGLGYRERPGLGSENMDRGNNNVMSNYEAYKPSTGAMGDRLTAMKAAFQSQYKSHFVAASLSNQKAGSSAAGASGWTSAGSLNSVPTNSAQQGHNSPDSPVTSAKGIPGFSNSGNISGAPVTYPSAGAQGVNNTASGNNSREGTGGGNGKRERYTENRGSSRHSHGETGNRHGDSPRHGDGGRHGDGNRHPESSSRHTDGHRHGENRHGGSAGRHGENRGANDGRNGESKKEACNRESKMEPKVDSSKMDKADSKTDKTADGFAVPEPPKRKKSRWDS
- the DDX42 gene encoding ATP-dependent RNA helicase DDX42 isoform X1 is translated as MNWNKGGPGTKRGFGFGGFAISAGKKEEPKLPQQSHSAFGATSSSSGFGKSAPPQLPSFYKIGSKRANFDEENAYFEDEEEDSSNVDLPYIPAENSPTRQQFHSKPVDSDSDDDPLEAFMAEVEDQAARDMKRLEEKDKERKNVKGIRDDIEEEDDQEAYFRYMAENPTAGVVQEEEEDNLEYDSDGNPIAPTKKIIDPLPPIDHSEIDYPPFEKNFYNEHEEITNLTPQQLIDLRHKLNLRVSGAAPPRPGSSFAHFGFDEQLMHQIRKSEYTQPTPIQCQGVPVALSGRDMIGIAKTGSGKTAAFIWPMLIHIMDQKELEPGDGPIAVIVCPTRELCQQIHAECKRFGKAYNLRSVAVYGGGSMWEQAKALQEGAEIVVCTPGRLIDHVKKKATNLQRVSYLVFDEADRMFDMGFEYQVRSIASHVRPDRQTLLFSATFRKKIEKLARDILIDPIRVVQGDIGEANEDVTQIVEILHSGPSKWNWLTRRLVEFTSSGSVLLFVTKKANAEELANNLKQEGHNLGLLHGDMDQSERNKVISDFKKKDIPVLVATDVAARGLDIPSIKTVINYDVARDIDTHTHRIGRTGRAGEKGVAYTLLTPKDSNFAGDLVRNLEGANQHVSKELLDLAMQNAWFRKSRFKGGKGKKLNIGGGGLGYRERPGLGSENMDRGNNNVMSNYEAYKPSTGAMGDRLTAMKAAFQSQYKSHFVAASLSNQKAGSSAAGASGWTSAGSLNSVPTNSAQQGHNSPDSPVTSAKGIPGFSNSGNISGAPVTYPSAGAQGVNNTASGNNSREGTGGGNGKRERYTENRGSSRHSHGETGNRHGDSPRHGDGGRHGDGNRHPESSSRHTDGHRHGENRHGGSAGRHGENRGANDGRNGESKKEACNRESKMEPKVDSSKMDKADSKTDKTADGFAVPEPPKRKKSRWDS